From Aedes albopictus strain Foshan chromosome 1, AalbF5, whole genome shotgun sequence, one genomic window encodes:
- the LOC134289631 gene encoding uncharacterized protein LOC134289631, which translates to MPNDDLKNAILRPTDLIVQQQQPISALERSEASADGSEKIIESLASGIQEFQFDPDNGLFFESWYSRYEDVFKEDGQLLDDAAKVRLLLRKLSTTVHERYVDSILPKHPAG; encoded by the coding sequence ATGCCCAACGACGACCTGAAGAACGCCATCCTGCGGCCGACGGATCTCATcgttcagcagcagcagccgatATCGGCACTAGAACGGTCTGAAGCATCCGCTGACGGAAGTGAGAAAATAATCGAATCGCTCGCCTCCGGGATTCAAGAGTTTCAGTTCGATCCTGACAACGGTTTATTCTTTGAGTCGTGGTATTCAAGATACGAAGATGTTTTTAAAGAGGACGGACAACTCTTGGACGACGCTGCCAAGGTGAGGTTACTTCTCCGAAAGCTGAGTACGACGGTTCATGAGCGGTACGTGGACAGTATTCTTCCAAAGCACCCAGCTGGATGA